Proteins from a genomic interval of Cyanobium sp. AMD-g:
- a CDS encoding HD domain-containing phosphohydrolase, producing MTPRPGPIDSDGISVAEAGTEAPPVGQALNHRLRQLHQQLMEMTPDVDRMAVALYDPQVDLLKTFVNSTRTGEAISGYEFQLSKSQSLSHLATSRTVRVLDNIPAAVRGNTKHSAWLLKEGYRSSLTVPLHDKGSFIGFLFFDSLKPAVFTESVQRKLSLIASLINMLISSELNLVHSITASAQVAREFANLRDFETGAHLERMAHYARLIARELQQSHGLSDEYIEHLYLFAPLHDIGKIGIPDRILLKPGPLDPEERKLMETHVQKGMEILDRMVGEFGLEDLPDSAVMKNVVAGHHEKLDGSGYPLGLKGEAISLEARIIAVADVLDALTSHRHYKEAWTMDAAMEELDHLVAAGQFDADCVASVRRRRDAVEAIQDRFQDG from the coding sequence ATGACACCGCGACCAGGCCCCATCGACAGCGACGGGATCTCCGTGGCTGAGGCCGGCACCGAAGCACCCCCGGTGGGACAGGCCCTGAATCACCGGCTACGGCAGCTGCACCAGCAATTGATGGAAATGACGCCCGATGTGGATCGGATGGCCGTCGCGCTTTACGACCCTCAAGTCGATTTGTTGAAGACATTTGTTAACAGCACCCGCACGGGAGAGGCGATCAGCGGCTATGAATTCCAGCTCTCCAAAAGCCAGTCCCTCAGCCACCTGGCCACCAGCCGGACCGTCCGCGTGCTGGACAACATCCCGGCGGCGGTGCGCGGCAACACCAAGCATTCTGCCTGGCTGCTGAAGGAGGGTTACCGCTCCTCGCTGACCGTCCCATTGCATGACAAAGGTTCCTTCATAGGTTTTCTCTTTTTCGATTCACTGAAGCCTGCTGTGTTCACTGAGAGTGTGCAGCGGAAACTCTCTTTGATTGCTTCACTGATCAATATGTTGATCAGCAGCGAACTCAATCTTGTGCATTCGATCACAGCCTCGGCCCAGGTGGCCCGGGAGTTTGCCAACCTGCGGGACTTTGAAACCGGCGCCCATCTTGAGCGCATGGCGCACTACGCGCGGCTGATCGCCCGCGAACTGCAACAGAGCCACGGACTCAGCGATGAGTACATCGAACATCTCTATCTGTTTGCGCCCCTGCATGACATTGGCAAGATCGGCATTCCAGATCGGATCCTGCTCAAGCCAGGCCCCCTGGATCCTGAAGAACGCAAGTTAATGGAAACCCATGTGCAAAAGGGCATGGAGATCCTGGATAGAATGGTTGGTGAATTTGGGCTTGAAGATCTCCCCGACTCAGCCGTGATGAAGAACGTCGTGGCGGGGCACCACGAAAAACTCGATGGCTCCGGCTATCCCCTGGGCCTCAAGGGTGAGGCCATCTCCCTGGAGGCCCGCATCATCGCGGTGGCCGATGTGCTCGATGCCCTGACAAGCCACCGGCACTACAAGGAAGCCTGGACGATGGACGCCGCCATGGAGGAACTCGACCACCTGGTGGCCGCAGGCCAGTTCGATGCCGACTGCGTGGCGTCCGTCAGGCGGCGGCGCGACGCGGTGGAAGCGATCCAGGATCGCTTCCAGGATGGCTAG
- a CDS encoding sterol desaturase family protein, giving the protein MLRYLAMAGFAHWLLYHRQPATNSVLQDIHLSVQSTGIFALATAVIMTLHDKGMTKLHSRMDAENWWVLPLSYLAVLVLQDAYFYATHRLFHHPKLFRWFHQGHHRSRQPTPWTSFAFDPLEAVVQALFLIGVVMLIPLHFITLLAVLTTMTVWAVVNHLGLEVLPLHFPHHWLGRWLIGPAHHSIHHRRLSKHFGLYFTFWDRVFGSEDPAYADALQPAAVVRPGT; this is encoded by the coding sequence TTGCTGCGCTATCTCGCCATGGCGGGATTCGCCCACTGGCTTCTTTATCACCGCCAGCCGGCGACAAACTCCGTTCTGCAGGATATCCACCTCTCCGTCCAGTCAACGGGCATCTTCGCCCTGGCCACTGCCGTGATCATGACTCTGCACGACAAGGGGATGACCAAGCTCCACAGCCGGATGGATGCGGAGAACTGGTGGGTTCTGCCACTCAGCTACCTGGCCGTGCTCGTCCTGCAGGATGCTTACTTCTACGCCACCCACAGGCTGTTTCACCATCCGAAACTGTTTCGTTGGTTTCATCAGGGGCACCACCGATCGCGTCAGCCCACGCCCTGGACCTCTTTCGCCTTTGACCCGCTCGAAGCCGTGGTTCAGGCCCTGTTCCTGATCGGGGTCGTGATGCTGATTCCCCTGCATTTCATCACCCTGCTGGCGGTGCTCACCACCATGACGGTGTGGGCGGTGGTGAACCATCTCGGCCTGGAGGTGCTGCCGCTGCACTTCCCCCACCACTGGCTGGGCCGCTGGCTGATCGGCCCCGCGCACCATTCCATCCACCACCGCCGCCTCAGCAAGCACTTCGGGCTCTACTTCACCTTCTGGGACCGGGTGTTCGGCAGCGAGGATCCCGCCTATGCGGACGCGTTGCAGCCCGCCGCCGTGGTCCGGCCTGGGACCTGA